The window CGAACACACCGAGCACGGTCAGGAGGTGCTCGCCGACCGGGAGAGTCACGTCGTCAAGTGGGAACTGGGCGGGATGGCCCAGCACGCCGGCGTCCAGGTGCGGATGGTCGACGGAGAACGCGGCCTTCCGACGCCCGAACAGCTCGAGGCGGGCTACGTCGCCGAAGACCTTCACCGGCCGGGGACGGGACTGCTCTGTCTGGAGAACACGCACAACGCTCGTGGCGGCCTCGCGATCGATCCTGATCGGATGGCCGAGACGGTCGCCGCAGCGCGCGAACGGGACGTGCCGGTACACCTCGACGGCGCTCGGGTGTTCAACGCCGCGACGGCCCTCGACGTTCCCGTGACCGACATCACCCAGCACGTCGATTCCGTCATGTTCTGTCTCTCGAAGGGGCTCGGCGCGCCGGTCGGGTCGATGCTCGCCGGCGACGCCGACTTCATCGAGGCAGCCCGTCGAACACGCAAACTCTTCGGCGGCGGGATGCGTCAGGTCGGCGTCATCGCCGGGCCGGGACTGTGTGCCCTCGAGAACGTCGACGACCTGGCGGCCGACCACGAGAACGCTCAGGTCTTGGCAGCGGGGTTAGCCGACCTTCCAGGACTCGAGGTGCCGACTCCCGAAACCAACATCGTCCCTGTTAACGTCGCCGGGACGGGACTCGACGTCGACACCGTCCTCGAGCGACTGCGCGACAGCGGCGTGCTCGCGACACCATTT of the Natronosalvus vescus genome contains:
- a CDS encoding threonine aldolase family protein codes for the protein MIDLRSDTVTTPDDAMREAAFESPVGDDVYGEDPTVNELEARAADLVGMDAALYVPTGTMGNQIAVREHTEHGQEVLADRESHVVKWELGGMAQHAGVQVRMVDGERGLPTPEQLEAGYVAEDLHRPGTGLLCLENTHNARGGLAIDPDRMAETVAAARERDVPVHLDGARVFNAATALDVPVTDITQHVDSVMFCLSKGLGAPVGSMLAGDADFIEAARRTRKLFGGGMRQVGVIAGPGLCALENVDDLAADHENAQVLAAGLADLPGLEVPTPETNIVPVNVAGTGLDVDTVLERLRDSGVLATPFGPTTIRFCTHRDVSRDDIEQALERVESVFG